Proteins from one Halovivax limisalsi genomic window:
- a CDS encoding DUF7547 family protein, producing the protein MDDELASAIDDLADAVATLGEALDARSGPRLRPPRPAEVLRATDEVAIPTLIAALEAQIRMLELARRGTRLVRYDRAIRDPPPRGDSTRRSDGPDRPERLLSQLGRTIDRIRSQVDAAEDDRVEDALSRTQSVYDDLERALLGASQSDRDRSADRRATTDSSRSTQGFEIEIDDGSGSTDDATRGSTDDPSRTDDAGSVEVDVDAELETLRDRYGNEDESAHAADSDGSTRAADDSGPAPDPDGSSSASAGTPATSDDAVADDPTETDRRSGDPPSAESNEADADEPDDADTDSTGESSDGAE; encoded by the coding sequence ATGGACGACGAACTCGCGAGTGCGATCGACGACCTCGCCGACGCAGTGGCGACCCTCGGCGAAGCACTCGACGCGCGGAGTGGCCCGCGGCTTCGACCGCCTCGCCCCGCAGAGGTGCTGCGAGCGACCGACGAGGTCGCGATTCCGACGTTGATCGCCGCGCTCGAGGCACAGATCCGGATGCTGGAACTCGCCCGGCGAGGGACGCGGCTCGTCCGGTACGACCGAGCGATCCGCGACCCTCCGCCCCGGGGCGATTCGACCCGACGGTCGGACGGACCGGATCGGCCCGAACGACTCCTCTCGCAGCTGGGACGGACCATCGACCGGATACGGAGTCAAGTAGACGCTGCCGAGGACGATCGCGTCGAGGATGCCCTCTCGCGAACCCAGTCGGTCTACGACGACCTCGAGCGTGCGCTTCTGGGGGCGTCCCAGTCCGATCGCGACCGAAGCGCCGATCGCCGCGCGACGACCGATTCGTCCCGGTCGACACAGGGGTTCGAGATCGAGATCGACGACGGGTCCGGGTCGACAGACGACGCCACGAGGGGATCGACGGACGACCCCTCGCGAACCGACGACGCCGGTAGCGTCGAGGTCGACGTCGACGCGGAACTCGAGACGCTCCGCGATCGGTATGGCAACGAGGACGAATCGGCGCACGCAGCCGACTCCGACGGGTCGACGCGCGCCGCCGACGACTCGGGGCCGGCCCCCGACCCGGACGGCTCGTCGAGCGCCTCGGCCGGGACGCCGGCGACATCCGACGACGCGGTCGCGGACGACCCGACCGAGACCGATCGGCGGTCTGGCGACCCAC
- a CDS encoding DUF7504 family protein: protein MGSEIGGGASEQISFAQSLDELKRQGSNVLVVGGENRAPQDAVCDRLLGDGGGSTRYRIVVTTDPNRIESHGECGGMETRYLLIRTDDTAGTPADDDQVTEVSLLGTLGTEFVETVDACEADTDLDPSELRVCVDSVADLIDAFDAENVFRLLHAMTTRIRQSRGMGHYHLPIDRTDEAVRLYEPLFDAVITVRSDGDDLTHRWNLRDDDAETDWIPI, encoded by the coding sequence ATGGGAAGCGAGATAGGGGGCGGCGCATCCGAACAGATTTCGTTCGCCCAATCCCTCGACGAACTCAAGCGCCAGGGGAGCAACGTGCTGGTCGTCGGGGGGGAGAACCGAGCACCACAGGACGCCGTATGCGACCGGTTGCTCGGCGACGGGGGCGGATCGACGCGGTATCGCATCGTCGTAACGACCGATCCGAACCGAATCGAGAGCCACGGCGAGTGCGGCGGGATGGAAACGCGGTATCTCCTGATTCGGACAGACGACACCGCGGGAACGCCAGCCGACGACGATCAAGTCACGGAAGTCTCCCTCCTCGGGACGCTCGGGACCGAGTTCGTCGAGACGGTCGACGCGTGCGAAGCCGATACCGACCTGGACCCGTCCGAGCTTCGGGTCTGCGTCGATTCCGTCGCCGACCTGATCGACGCCTTCGATGCCGAGAACGTCTTCCGGCTCCTGCACGCCATGACGACACGGATCAGACAGAGCCGCGGAATGGGTCACTACCACCTGCCGATCGATCGGACCGACGAGGCGGTGCGCCTCTACGAGCCGCTGTTCGACGCCGTCATCACCGTCAGATCCGACGGCGACGACCTGACCCATCGCTGGAACCTCAGGGACGACGACGCCGAAACCGACTGGATTCCGATCTGA
- a CDS encoding succinylglutamate desuccinylase/aspartoacylase domain-containing protein has product MRVEQLGTGTPSIAVVGGIHGDEPCGVNAIERLLDERPSVTAPVKLVIANERALETGVRYVDEDLNRAFPGDRSAGTHEGRLAARLADEVEDCVIWSMHSTQSHAKPFAIVDDVTDRVKSICPRLPITALVETGPFAEGRLLGSGETIEVECGLQGTETATENAYRLTLAFLTAVGVLPGDAASRSLPVFRLVEMIPKESADQYEIFVDNFERVESGTPFAAADGSVRTADEPFYPVLMSAYGYREVFGYAAKKIGALDPAPLDR; this is encoded by the coding sequence ATGCGCGTCGAACAGCTCGGCACCGGGACGCCGTCGATCGCCGTCGTCGGCGGGATTCACGGTGACGAACCCTGCGGCGTCAACGCGATCGAGCGGCTCCTCGACGAACGCCCCTCGGTGACGGCGCCCGTGAAACTGGTGATCGCGAACGAGCGGGCCCTCGAGACGGGCGTCAGATACGTCGACGAGGATCTGAATCGCGCCTTCCCCGGCGATCGGTCGGCCGGGACCCACGAGGGACGTCTCGCCGCCCGACTCGCCGACGAAGTCGAGGACTGTGTGATCTGGTCGATGCACTCGACGCAGAGTCACGCGAAACCGTTCGCGATCGTCGACGACGTGACAGACCGGGTGAAGTCCATCTGCCCTCGGCTGCCGATCACGGCACTGGTCGAGACCGGCCCGTTCGCGGAGGGGCGATTGCTCGGGAGCGGCGAGACGATCGAAGTCGAGTGCGGACTGCAGGGGACCGAGACGGCGACGGAGAACGCGTACCGCCTGACGCTTGCGTTTCTCACCGCCGTTGGCGTGCTTCCCGGCGACGCGGCGAGTCGATCGCTCCCGGTCTTCCGGCTCGTCGAGATGATCCCGAAGGAGTCGGCCGATCAGTACGAGATCTTCGTCGACAATTTCGAACGCGTCGAGTCGGGAACTCCCTTCGCGGCTGCCGACGGCTCGGTCCGAACGGCCGACGAGCCGTTCTATCCCGTCCTCATGTCCGCGTACGGCTATCGAGAGGTGTTCGGGTACGCCGCGAAGAAAATCGGGGCGCTCGATCCAGCGCCGCTCGACCGGTGA
- a CDS encoding aminotransferase class I/II-fold pyridoxal phosphate-dependent enzyme yields MGNRGFDPVARVTALSNGRGESRLAPVDRIAERACRAQPAGSTLPVLGETEALVFASANYLGLTADERVQRAAVQAARTVGTGCGASRTGVGDTLVHHDLERLLAETVETERSLVVGDRDVAYRGLLEALAPTVVFVEACLEDRVERAVTSLDGTVVPFAHGEPTSLERALEDRASSDPSSEESWLVLTPSVCPSDGHVRTLSRFASLATEYGAWIGVDESHAIGLYAEGGGIVRAEDCADAIDVQLGSLSTALASQGGFVAGSGALVEAIVNTTTVDRATALSPPAAATASEALHLARFDDVRERLWENVTRLRDGFETIGHGVDGESHILSFPVAADRTPRSIADELAEEGVLVGITHPRQAEDGMSHLQVTPMARHDPDDIVACLEAFATLPPFTPRPN; encoded by the coding sequence ATGGGTAACAGGGGCTTCGACCCTGTCGCACGGGTGACGGCGCTGTCGAACGGGCGCGGCGAGAGCCGGCTCGCCCCCGTGGATAGAATCGCCGAACGAGCGTGCAGGGCCCAGCCGGCCGGCAGCACGTTACCGGTGCTGGGTGAGACGGAGGCGCTCGTATTCGCCTCGGCGAACTACCTCGGATTGACGGCCGACGAGCGCGTCCAGCGGGCCGCGGTCCAGGCGGCGCGAACGGTGGGAACCGGCTGTGGCGCCAGCCGGACCGGCGTCGGCGACACGCTGGTCCATCACGACCTCGAACGCCTGCTGGCCGAGACGGTCGAGACCGAGCGGTCGCTGGTCGTCGGGGATCGGGACGTCGCCTATCGGGGCCTCCTCGAGGCGCTCGCCCCGACCGTCGTCTTCGTCGAGGCGTGCCTCGAGGACCGAGTGGAGCGGGCGGTCACGTCGCTCGACGGGACGGTCGTACCGTTCGCTCACGGCGAGCCGACGTCGCTCGAACGGGCGCTCGAGGACCGTGCGTCGTCGGATCCGTCGAGCGAGGAATCCTGGCTCGTCCTCACCCCCTCGGTCTGTCCGTCCGACGGGCACGTGCGTACGCTGTCTCGGTTCGCGTCGCTCGCAACCGAGTACGGCGCCTGGATCGGGGTCGACGAATCCCACGCGATCGGGCTGTACGCGGAGGGTGGCGGCATCGTTCGGGCGGAAGACTGCGCGGACGCGATCGACGTCCAACTCGGGTCCCTCTCGACGGCGCTCGCGAGCCAGGGCGGGTTCGTGGCCGGGAGCGGCGCGCTCGTCGAGGCGATCGTCAACACGACGACCGTCGACCGGGCGACCGCCCTCTCCCCGCCAGCCGCCGCGACGGCGAGCGAGGCGCTCCACCTCGCCCGGTTCGACGACGTTCGAGAGCGACTGTGGGAGAACGTCACTCGCTTACGCGACGGGTTCGAGACGATCGGTCACGGCGTCGACGGCGAGTCCCACATCCTCTCGTTCCCCGTCGCGGCCGACCGGACGCCCCGTTCGATCGCCGACGAACTGGCAGAGGAGGGCGTCCTCGTCGGAATCACGCACCCCCGACAGGCCGAGGACGGGATGTCTCACCTCCAGGTGACCCCGATGGCCAGACACGACCCGGACGACATCGTCGCCTGCCTGGAGGCGTTCGCGACGCTCCCGCCGTTTACCCCGCGACCGAACTGA
- the dpsA gene encoding DNA starvation/stationary phase protection protein DpsA: protein MSTQKHVRQSADAIEENSLRIDTDRAEQIVDALNTELANAYVLYHQLKKHHWVVEGAEFLPLHEFTEEAYEHVEEGADVIAERAQALGGVPVSSPTVQERRATVEFEGEDVYDVRTMFEHDLEIYGEIIESMRDSIELADNLGDYATAEILREILVTLEEDAHHFEHYLEDDTLVLEEATH from the coding sequence ATGAGCACCCAGAAACATGTTCGGCAATCGGCCGACGCGATCGAGGAGAACAGCCTGCGGATCGATACGGACCGCGCCGAGCAGATCGTCGACGCGCTCAACACCGAGCTGGCGAACGCGTACGTCCTCTACCACCAGCTCAAGAAGCACCACTGGGTCGTCGAGGGTGCCGAGTTCCTCCCCCTTCACGAGTTCACCGAGGAGGCCTACGAACACGTCGAGGAAGGCGCGGACGTCATCGCGGAACGCGCCCAGGCCCTCGGGGGCGTCCCCGTCTCCAGCCCGACGGTTCAGGAGCGACGAGCGACCGTCGAGTTCGAGGGGGAGGACGTCTACGACGTCCGGACGATGTTCGAACACGATCTCGAGATCTACGGCGAGATCATCGAATCGATGCGGGACTCGATCGAACTCGCGGACAACCTGGGCGACTACGCCACGGCTGAGATCCTCCGCGAGATTCTGGTGACGCTCGAGGAGGACGCACATCACTTCGAGCACTACCTGGAAGACGATACGTTGGTGCTCGAAGAGGCCACGCATTGA
- a CDS encoding macro domain-containing protein, which produces MNYRIDQGDIAAQTADALVNAAGTSLRMGSGVAGALRRSAGSDLNEAAMAKGPIDLGAVAVTDAYDLDADYVIHAAAMPHHGDGKATEESIRSATRNALRRADELGCESLVVPALGCGVAGYDLADGARHIAEEIDAFDPDNLADVRLIAYSDEEYEIIREAVPDHHDG; this is translated from the coding sequence ATGAACTATCGCATCGACCAGGGCGATATCGCCGCACAGACCGCGGACGCCCTCGTCAACGCGGCCGGGACCAGTTTGCGGATGGGGTCCGGCGTCGCCGGCGCACTCCGGCGGTCGGCCGGGAGCGACCTCAACGAGGCCGCGATGGCCAAGGGCCCGATCGATCTCGGCGCCGTCGCCGTGACGGACGCGTACGACCTCGACGCGGACTACGTCATCCACGCCGCGGCGATGCCCCACCACGGCGACGGCAAGGCGACCGAAGAGAGCATCCGCTCGGCCACCCGGAACGCGCTCCGACGGGCGGACGAACTCGGCTGCGAATCGCTCGTCGTCCCCGCGCTGGGCTGTGGCGTCGCGGGATACGACCTCGCCGACGGCGCCCGCCACATCGCCGAGGAGATCGACGCGTTCGATCCCGACAACCTCGCGGACGTTCGACTCATCGCCTACAGCGACGAGGAGTACGAGATCATCCGCGAGGCCGTCCCCGACCACCACGACGGATAA
- the purM gene encoding phosphoribosylformylglycinamidine cyclo-ligase, producing the protein MTDEAEGLTYAETGVDIEASEDATAALLSAFGSDMRTEYAGLLDIGDRYLALATDGVGTKLLVAEAISDFSTIGIDCIAMNVNDLIAAGVEPVAFVDYLAIDEPDESLSAEIGEGLAVGLERADLTLLGGETAVMPEVVDGFDLAGTCAGLAGKDEVLDGEAAVGDAIVGFPSNGIHSNGLTLAREAVTREHEYDDPFPPIPERTIGEELLRPTRIYAEVLESVRTYDVSAAAHVTGGGWTNLLRMGERRYVVDDPLPAQPVFEFVQAEGGVDDEEMHRTFNMGTGFVIALPDDQAADLAAESDASVIGRVEAGDGVEIRGLTLS; encoded by the coding sequence ATGACCGACGAAGCCGAGGGGCTCACCTACGCGGAGACGGGGGTGGACATCGAGGCCAGCGAGGACGCCACCGCGGCGTTGCTTTCGGCCTTCGGGAGCGACATGCGGACCGAGTACGCGGGGCTGCTCGACATCGGCGATCGCTACCTCGCGCTCGCGACCGACGGGGTGGGCACGAAGCTGCTGGTGGCCGAGGCGATCTCGGACTTCTCGACGATCGGGATCGACTGCATCGCGATGAACGTCAACGACCTGATCGCGGCGGGCGTGGAGCCGGTCGCGTTCGTCGACTACCTCGCGATCGACGAACCCGACGAGTCGCTCTCCGCCGAGATCGGCGAGGGTCTCGCCGTCGGCCTCGAACGAGCGGATCTGACGCTGCTTGGCGGCGAGACGGCGGTCATGCCGGAGGTCGTCGACGGCTTCGATTTGGCGGGGACGTGCGCGGGTCTGGCGGGGAAAGACGAGGTCCTCGACGGCGAAGCGGCGGTCGGCGACGCGATCGTCGGCTTCCCCTCGAACGGGATCCACTCGAACGGGCTCACCCTGGCCCGCGAGGCGGTCACCCGTGAGCACGAGTACGACGATCCGTTCCCGCCGATCCCCGAGCGCACGATCGGCGAGGAACTCCTGCGGCCGACCCGTATCTACGCGGAGGTACTGGAGTCCGTTCGCACGTACGACGTGAGCGCGGCCGCCCACGTCACGGGCGGCGGCTGGACGAACCTGCTCCGGATGGGCGAGCGACGCTACGTCGTCGACGACCCGCTCCCGGCCCAGCCGGTCTTCGAGTTCGTCCAGGCGGAAGGCGGCGTCGACGACGAGGAGATGCACCGCACGTTCAACATGGGGACCGGATTCGTCATCGCGCTCCCGGACGACCAGGCCGCGGACCTCGCCGCCGAGTCCGACGCCTCGGTGATCGGCCGCGTCGAAGCCGGCGATGGCGTCGAGATTCGCGGACTCACACTCTCATGA
- a CDS encoding metalloprotease produces MSYASRSGLSFSQRELLDLAIAWAGLSVAFALLLTREPGTGGIDLAGLPRMAALSLVTVGVAFLLHELAHKVVAVRFGQVAAFRADYRMLFLAIMSALIGFLFAAPGAVYHRGRLTSRQNGLIALAGPLTNHALAALFLPLWLAPDLVGAPALVGEIGQLGVWINVFLAAFNLLPYGPLDGNSVKDWSVTVFAIVFVPSLLAALYVIFFVGMR; encoded by the coding sequence ATGAGCTACGCCAGTCGCTCGGGGCTGTCGTTCAGCCAGCGAGAGCTGCTCGACCTCGCGATCGCCTGGGCCGGCCTCAGCGTCGCGTTCGCGCTCCTGCTGACGCGCGAACCCGGAACCGGCGGGATCGACCTCGCCGGCCTGCCTCGCATGGCGGCGTTGAGCCTGGTTACGGTCGGCGTCGCGTTCCTCCTGCACGAACTGGCCCACAAAGTCGTCGCGGTGCGCTTCGGACAGGTCGCCGCGTTCCGGGCCGACTATCGCATGCTCTTTCTCGCGATCATGAGCGCGCTGATCGGATTCCTGTTCGCCGCGCCCGGCGCCGTCTACCACCGCGGCCGCCTCACGAGCCGACAGAACGGACTCATCGCCCTCGCGGGGCCGCTGACGAACCACGCGCTGGCCGCGCTGTTCCTCCCGCTCTGGCTCGCCCCGGACCTGGTCGGTGCGCCCGCGCTGGTCGGCGAGATCGGCCAGCTCGGCGTCTGGATCAACGTCTTCCTCGCGGCCTTCAACCTGCTCCCGTACGGACCGCTCGACGGCAACAGCGTGAAGGACTGGAGCGTGACCGTCTTCGCGATCGTCTTCGTCCCGAGCCTGCTCGCTGCGCTGTACGTCATCTTCTTCGTCGGCATGCGGTGA
- a CDS encoding TraB/GumN family protein has protein sequence MSDRRDDVVASPPEPPVGAGEVTVVGTAHVSHDSVERVRETIDEERPDVVAVELDEGRYRQMQGGAPEDIEAADLLSGNTVFQFLAYWMLSYVQSRLGERFDIEPGADMKAAIDAAESHGLGLALVDRDIQVTMQRFWARLSVGEKAKLVGGLAFGVTKPRTVGLTFGAVFGAFLGLAFAGMIAPWLGLGDLLTLGITSDVALQYVGALGVGLLGGSLLGLLLLPSLGSSSSSIGGPTGRLALGVGIGVVGLVALVATGTSFGPLAPESLQGTGALVLRGAVGLLFGAGVGGVLGLLLGIAMTPPEDEIESIEDFDIEELTDGDVVSAMMEEFRRFSPGGAQALIDERDAFIAHRLHALRSEGYSVVAVVGAGHRAGIEGYLANPTTLPPIEDLSGTDGGRRFSIAKVVGYAVMVGFVAFFGLLLMAGVQNTLLLQLFLAWFLINGIFAFSLARLAGARWTSAGVGGGVAWLTSINPLLAPGWFAGYMELRHRPVNVGDIQLLNDLIDDTERPLDELFSEMLDVPLFRLIVIVAMTNVGSMIASFLFLVVVVPWFSVEIGGSQELLAQLLQGAHNTLEALLGGS, from the coding sequence ATGAGTGATAGGCGCGACGACGTGGTGGCCTCGCCACCGGAGCCACCGGTCGGTGCGGGCGAGGTGACGGTCGTCGGGACGGCCCACGTCTCCCACGATAGCGTCGAGCGGGTGCGCGAGACGATCGACGAGGAGCGACCGGACGTGGTGGCGGTGGAACTCGACGAGGGTCGCTACCGGCAGATGCAGGGCGGCGCGCCCGAGGACATCGAGGCGGCCGACCTCCTCTCGGGCAACACGGTCTTTCAGTTCCTGGCCTACTGGATGCTCTCCTACGTCCAGTCGCGCCTGGGCGAGCGCTTCGACATCGAACCCGGCGCGGACATGAAAGCCGCGATCGACGCGGCCGAATCGCACGGCCTCGGCCTCGCGCTCGTCGATCGCGACATCCAGGTGACGATGCAACGCTTCTGGGCCAGACTCTCCGTCGGCGAGAAGGCGAAACTCGTCGGCGGGCTCGCGTTCGGCGTGACGAAGCCCCGAACCGTCGGCCTGACGTTCGGGGCGGTGTTCGGCGCCTTCCTCGGACTGGCGTTCGCCGGCATGATCGCGCCCTGGCTCGGCCTCGGTGACCTCCTCACCCTCGGGATCACGAGCGACGTGGCGCTCCAGTACGTCGGCGCGCTCGGCGTCGGCCTGCTCGGCGGATCGCTGCTCGGACTGCTCCTGCTCCCGTCGCTTGGGTCGTCGTCGAGTTCGATCGGCGGCCCGACCGGGCGACTCGCGCTCGGCGTCGGAATCGGCGTGGTCGGGCTGGTGGCGTTGGTCGCGACGGGGACCTCGTTCGGGCCGCTCGCGCCGGAGTCGCTCCAGGGAACCGGAGCGCTGGTTCTCCGCGGGGCCGTCGGTCTGTTGTTCGGCGCCGGCGTGGGCGGCGTGCTCGGGCTGCTGCTCGGCATCGCGATGACGCCGCCCGAGGACGAGATCGAGTCGATCGAGGACTTCGACATCGAGGAGTTGACCGACGGCGACGTCGTCTCCGCGATGATGGAGGAGTTCCGCCGGTTCAGCCCCGGCGGCGCGCAGGCGCTGATCGACGAGCGCGACGCCTTCATCGCCCACCGGTTGCACGCGCTTCGGTCCGAGGGCTACTCCGTGGTCGCGGTCGTCGGGGCCGGTCACCGGGCCGGCATCGAAGGCTACCTCGCCAACCCGACGACGTTGCCACCGATCGAGGATCTCTCGGGGACCGACGGCGGTCGCCGGTTCTCGATCGCGAAGGTCGTCGGCTACGCCGTGATGGTCGGCTTCGTCGCCTTCTTCGGGCTCCTCCTGATGGCCGGCGTCCAGAACACGCTCCTGCTGCAGCTCTTTCTGGCCTGGTTCCTCATCAACGGCATCTTCGCGTTCTCGCTGGCCCGGCTCGCCGGCGCGCGCTGGACCAGCGCCGGCGTCGGCGGCGGCGTGGCCTGGCTGACGAGCATCAACCCGCTTCTGGCACCCGGCTGGTTCGCCGGCTACATGGAACTGCGCCACCGACCGGTCAACGTCGGCGACATCCAGCTGCTCAACGACCTGATCGACGACACGGAGCGGCCGCTCGACGAACTCTTCTCGGAGATGCTCGACGTGCCGCTGTTCAGGCTGATCGTCATCGTCGCCATGACGAACGTCGGGAGCATGATCGCCTCGTTCCTGTTCCTCGTCGTCGTGGTCCCCTGGTTCAGCGTGGAGATCGGCGGCAGCCAGGAACTGCTCGCCCAGCTCCTCCAGGGCGCGCACAATACGCTCGAGGCGCTCTTGGGTGGTAGCTGA
- a CDS encoding acyl-CoA thioesterase, translating to MTTLMETFIENRELVQPNHTNMHGKTHGGNVMKWMDEVGAMSAMRFAGESCVTARVEGMNFERPIQVGDSALVRAYVYDAGETSVRTRVTVEREDLRTGESEFTTESFFVFVAIDEDETPTAVPSLSVETEDGERLQSRAFDREGGERAP from the coding sequence ATGACGACACTGATGGAGACGTTCATCGAGAATCGGGAACTCGTCCAGCCCAACCACACGAACATGCACGGCAAGACCCACGGCGGCAACGTCATGAAGTGGATGGACGAGGTCGGCGCGATGTCGGCGATGCGCTTCGCCGGCGAATCCTGCGTCACGGCGCGCGTCGAAGGGATGAACTTCGAACGGCCCATCCAGGTCGGCGACTCCGCGCTCGTCCGCGCCTACGTCTACGACGCCGGTGAGACGAGCGTCCGGACCCGCGTGACGGTCGAACGCGAGGATCTGCGCACCGGCGAGAGCGAGTTCACGACCGAGTCCTTCTTCGTTTTCGTCGCCATCGACGAGGACGAGACGCCGACGGCCGTCCCGTCGCTCTCCGTCGAGACCGAAGACGGCGAACGGCTGCAATCACGCGCCTTCGACCGAGAAGGTGGGGAACGCGCCCCCTGA